DNA sequence from the Scophthalmus maximus strain ysfricsl-2021 chromosome 1, ASM2237912v1, whole genome shotgun sequence genome:
CGTAGTATCTTATCATTAGCAGTTTTTAACAGGTCGTTCACCCTCATATAGGCTAATGAAATAACAAACTATGTATGAAGGTATtataatattaaacaaaaattgaataatttggcctaaatgattttaaaagttttcatgAAAGTCTGGCCAGTATAATACTGACaagctgtttcctctgcagtgtgtgGTGATCGGTCTTCAGTCCACTGGCGAAGCAAGAACACTGGAGGCcttggaggaaggaggaggagaactcaCTGACTTTGTGTCTACTGCAAAGTACGGACTGACTCCAGACGATTGATTTTCAAAAAGTTTAATCAGGATATATACTGAGTATTAACTGTAATAACATGTTCTTTGTTGCAGAGGTGTGCTGCAGTCCCTGATTGAGAAGCACTTTCCAgctccagacagacagaagcttTACAGCCTGCTGGGCATCGACCTCTCCGCTAAGAAGACCCCCTCTCCCAGTGACACCGCAAAAGAACCTGAACAGAAGGGCAAGAAGAGAAAAggtaaatataaattaaaagcTACGGTCAGAGCTATAACTAATCTGGATTTGTTACTCCACAATTCCTTGTTCTGATTCTCATTGACAGAATCGTGTGCCGAtcaaacatttttcatgttttataattttcttttggattATCTCTGATAATCTCTCCAGGTTCAGAGGTcaaaaagcagcagaagaagaggccTCGCAAGCACGGAGGGCTGTCGGGTACGAGCTCGGAGGAGAGCCAGTCTGAGGATTCAGACAGAGAGTCTGGTAAAGACAGTGACGACAGCTTCAAATCTGTCAGCTCGGCAGACGAAGACGATGATTTCAACCCGTTCAGAGATGAGTCTAATGACGACGAGGAAGATGGTGAGTTTATGAGAGGTTGTGAATAGGGATGGGTGTGAGTAATCGATTCCTCGAGTAGTCCTCGTTTCAAATAAACTTGATTGGTGAACAATTGGTGTGCATGCGTGCCCACAGCACTCCTTGCTTCTGCACTTGATCCGAGACTCAAACACCATAGATTTTTGCAGCAGCGAGCGAGACCAGTGTGCGCTGCGCTTCACCATTGACCGGAGTACAACGGGGGAGCGGCACGAGGATGCACACGACCAGGCGGGGAGATAGACCCGGGGAGGAGAAGTGGCGCTTATTTCAGTGAGCCATGCATTCGTTCTCAGCAAAACCCACTGCAGAGGTGGAAGTCCAACAGGCACCGGTAGAGAAAACTGAGCGTTCAGTTATCGGCGCCCTGCTGATACCTGCCACCTCTGTGCCAGCGGAGCGCGTCTTCTCAACAGGACTGATCATAAACAGAATGCGTTCTCGCTTTTCTCCCGAACATGTTGACCTGCTTGTTTTCCTGAGCAagaattgaattcattttgagttttcagaaaaacagtgtttccaaaatttaattttttacaaccacaacctttttttttttttttttttaccgttacAGGCCGACAGCATTAGTCAAGTACGCTTAGTCAAGTAAAGTGTGACCTGTgaatttaattatgtttttgtatgtaaaaaagttttgaaaaataaatccttaaaggaTAACAGACagttttgattgagaataagcatTACGTGTCAGTATACTGTATTGCTGTGCATCGTTATCCCTTCAGAAAGATGCGTTGcattccaaaaatatatttggtaCTCGAGGAATTGATGCTATCCCTCGATCTTGGAAGTTACTACTCGTGCCCATCCCTAGTTGTGAATGTTGAAACCAAGATATTTTTATTGGCCTGTCTGTGCTAATACTAAAAGCTTTATGCCTTCATTTGTTTAGATCCTTGGCTCATCAGAAAGGAACCAAAGAaacggaaagaaaagaagaagaaaaagagaaagaagagtaTTGATCCAGACTCCATTCAAAGTGCCTTGTTGGCCTCCGGTCTGGGCTCCACCAGGCCTGCTTTCACTTCCCCTGTTAACCTCCCCAGCGCGCCTGCCACAGGTATCACATGGCAAAGCAGAAATACTTTACTGATATTGCCTTGTTAGATTTACGAATACTTTGTCTTTACTTGTCCCTAAGTCAAGGCAGAGAGTCAGGATACCTGCCTAACGAGTGAGGATGCAGTGGAACATGCccagaaaatgaagagagatcTCCTGGAAAAACTAGAGGACCTTGCAGAGGATCTACCTCCCAACACTCTGGACGAGCTCATAGACGAACTGGGTGGACCCGACAATGTAGCTGAGGTATAAACATCTGTGGTTGGCTTCTGGCTCTTTGTGTGTAGGgtgttattatttgttttagtttttaaagcTGGATCAGTTTTTGGTGTAAATAACTAACCCGTTTCTTTTCCCGTGCTTCAGATGACTGGCCGTAAAGGTCGCGTGGTCACTAATGACGACGGCAGCATAAGCTACGAATCTCGCTCTGAGCTGGATGTTCCAGTGGAAATCCTCAACCTCACAGAGAAGCAGAGGTTCATGGATGGAGAGAAGGTAAGAGTAGTTAATTTGGAAATTGATTTTGATAAATGTGTCACTCGTAATTCATTAGAGGTTTGGTGCCATAATTACTTTGTCCTGATCAGGACTCGTAATCTTCAGTTGCGTTCGCCTCTATCTGTATACTGTGGGATCTGAAACTTGTGGTAGCCATGACAGAATTttgcaaataacaaaaaaattctcttcttttttaatgggacaaatgataataattgtcTTTCTTTCCAACCAGAACATTTCCATCATCTCAGAAGCTGCCAGCTCAGGTATATCCCTACAGGCCGATCGCCGAGTGAAGAACCAGCGGCGGAGAGTCCACATGACACTTGAGCTGCCGTGGAGTGCAGACAGAGCGATACAGCAGTTTGGTCAGTAGATGCTAACCCCTGGGATTAGCATCTACAACTTTCatgtaataaattattattataattaaaaaataattatgacgttgtttaaacatttttgctctgtttgtttggACACAGGGAGAACTCACAGGTCAAACCAGGTCACAGCTCCAGAATATGTCTTCCTCATATCAGAGCTCGCAGGAGAGCAGAGATTTGCATCAATTGTTGCCAAACGACTTGAAAGCCTGGTAAGGGTTCACTGAATTCTTAACTGGGACTTATTTAATTCTGGTGAAAACGTATTGTTCATCATTTATACATAATATGAACTCCATTttttatattcctttttttcacagggTGCTCTGACTCATGGAGACCGAAGAGCGACGGAAACCAGAGATCTCAGCAGGTTTAATTTTGACAACAAAGTAAGAAcatcaaacatttgtttgagAGAAACtcctgtggttgtttttgttttccagtggctcactcgtgtttgtgtttgccacAGTACGGCAGAAATGCTCTGGAAATCGTGATGAAGTCAATTGTGAAGCTCGATTCTCCGTTAGTGTCGCCGCCCTCTAACTTTAAAGGGGACTTCTTCAAAGGTATGACTCATGCTATTCCAAATGAGGCAGTAACTTTATCATTTGTCTGACAAAGactcaaaccattttttttactgtacaactAGTTAACCTTATCCTTTTCTCCAATTATTGCAAATGCCATGATCTCTTtgtatttaaacaaataaataaagtaaatgttcTTGTCTGTGCCTCTCTGtaataaatgtgtttctcttctgtAGAAATTCAAGGTGGATTGATAGGTGTGGGTCTCATAAATGTGGAGGACAGATCTGGCACAATGTCACTGGACAAAGGtgattgtcattttcttttttcttttgtaaaaaatcagaaaaggaaacaacattACAGCTATTTAGTCAGCTTACACTGAAACTTCCAGATAATAGATCATGATCATGATCTAATGCATATgctctgtgactgacagactACAACAACATCGGGAAGTTCCTTAACCGTATTTTGGGCATGGAGGTCCAGCAGCAGAACGCCTTGTTCCAGTACTTTTCTGACACACTTGCAGCCGTCATTCAGGAAGCAAAGAAGAATGGCAGATATGATATGGGCATTCTCGGTAAgatagtgttgttgttgttgttgttgttgttgttattataattttatcaGTAAACTATTTTCATAAAGAAGTGAAACTGGGAcagatggcttttttttctcttccaaaaACATTAATTATTTAAAGTGTTTGCTTCTGTGAAATCAGTAGAGTTGTTATGTCTGCCCTGAAGGGTGGATTtaagggaaaagaaaacctaTCCCCACTTGTCTTGTATTAGATTTGGGCTCTGGTGATGAGAAGGTGAAGAAGGTAGACTGCAGGAAATTCTTAACACCAGGCTACACCACATCAGGACACGTGGAACTCTTCACAGTACGTATACACTTACCAGCACTACGGGTTATGGTTAGGTTGCACTTTACCTGACTTTATATCTGTGGGTCTCTGTCCACAGGTGAGTGTGGAGAGGGGAATGTCTTGGGAAGAAGCCACACATGCTTGGGCAGATCAGAGTGGAGCAGATGACGGTTTCTATGTACAGGTATGAAGAAATTggggttgtttgtttattaagaTTTTGCTCTGCAAACAGTTGGCTAAAACgataaaaaatacttatttttttaaacaaaaacctACTCTGATTTTGTTAAGTGAGATTGATTTGagataaaaaagtttttatctccttttttGATAGTTTCTACTAGCTGCAACTATTTGCGATTATTCTGGTGATTATTTTTCCAACAAATTCATCAGTCATATGGTCTATaatatttaagaaaacaatTCCAAAAGCACCAgatattttaagatttaaaaaaagaaaacattcaaccTACCATCCAACAAACCCCTTTGGCGGCAAACAATTTGACCAGTCTTAGCTGCTAGTGCGTTGGTAAAAGTGATTCTGTTTAACGAATAGTTAAAGTTGATAGTGAGCCTGCATACACAAAACTGAGACCCTTGAATCGGCGCAGCAAACTGAAATCTATTTGTATTTGGTCACTCTTGTGCTTTTcctcaaatgaaaaaagggTCAACACCCAAAATGTTTAGTTTGTAAAGAtaccaacaacaaaaatctatattgaacatttggcatttttggTAGAGAAACCTACCTAATTGACTATttgactatcaaaatagttgctaaGTACTTTTCTGTCATTCAACTATTCAATAAACTATTCAGCTCGAATGGAAGCAAAATGTGAATCATGGTGATCTGTGTGAGTTCTACGAAATGCACCAAGATCATCCTGCTAGTTACAGAGCCCATTAATGAAGATGGAGGACGTCTCATTGGCATTGAGTGATTTCAGTACTCAATGGTTTGTGCACTGATGCAATTTTGTAAATGAGAGAATCCGTGAGTAAGCAAGTTATCTGAGATGTTGCTGAGGAAGGTCAACAAACGCAAAATGCTGCAACAGTAAGAACAAAACTTAAGTCAAAGAATGGCCAAATATGATGCAGCAGAGACCAAGACCTGCTGACTTCATCCCTAGTGTGGGTCAAACTCAAAAACATTCAGGGTCCTACGTTTCTCACATTGCAACTCGTGGAATCTTTAATTAAACCCTACCTGACTTGTACACGCCTGTCTTTCAAACTTGACTTCatcatttttcacagcagagtTTGTTATAGAACTGTCCCCAAGTCCTAGCTGAGTTCAATATTTTCTAAGACTTGACAAAAGTAGTCATTGTTCAAGTCTTCAAATGCAGTGGTACTAACCACGACGAGTAATGCAGAGTTCACGCTACCCGTTTTTGAGCTGTGACGTGAGTTTATTGACCAGGAAACCCAaaggaggaactgtagcacaacaacacacttcacccatattctctgcctaggccttttccttgtttctgaacaaatcatcaGGCAAGACTATATGCAGAGCTTTTTTCTGTCGTGTTGcgcgttttcactgcaacaatGAGCAGAGTGGAGGGCCCCCTTTTAAatacttcatttcatttttcatttccagacGAGGAACAACAAGAAAACGGCCATACTGGTCAAAGAGGTGAACAGCAAGAAGAGGCTGTTCTTGGTGTACAGGCCAAACACAGGCAGACAACTCAAACTGGAGGCATACGCAGACATCAAGAAGAAGTTTAAAAAGGTTACACAACATTCTTTTAATTGGGGCGGCTATGagaagaacacatttttttttatgtggttaATCATCATCTTCCCCCCCACACTCTGTTAGGTCTTGTCAGAAGATGCGAAGCAGCACTGGACTGACCAGTACAAGTCGTCCGCACAAATCTGCTCTCATGCATTTTGGTATGTGTATTTGAAGTCTATATTTTAACTTTGAGTTAAAACCAACGACGATTGCCTGCGCGCCCAttcaaaacacatcagtgaaCCACACCGTTTCAGTGACATGTTCCTTTATGACCATGAGCACCGGGACTAACCTTAGTCAGTTCCACTCACTCACTAGACCACCAAATATGTGGTAATTATAATTAATCAGAAGAAAAATTTACcataaaacaaaactttcaAGCCATGAACTTCTCTCGCCTTTTAAAGTGCAGCAATATATTGGACTCAAttgttaaagctgctgtcggtagaatttgcaaaaataactttttttcatatttgctgaaactgtcgctatatgctggtaTATGTGAtacagatcgtctgtgacatactctgggtcattcagctccctctactgcctttaatgccatttgccagaatccaccgtGCCCGAtcaaaaatctccaatcactgccagggggcgtctctccgctctgtcagtcATCTGGGTACGAGCTGGGCAGcactgcagaacctgtgcacagcctcactcgctcggtcacgaccaagctcacgtcttcacAACAagagctcgcagcagaagcagagttagTTTAAAAACACCGCGGCAGAGAAGcgccaagcatcgaaaaaactgcccggctcctttgccagaaactgcatatatgacaaagaccacgagccaaaacgagctaaaaagaaggaagcagatcgagcagatgtaaacatcggagcggctccaAAGAAGCAACAACACCGACAtggttcacaaacgatgcgttctgcttgactggtaattatctctgtttcatttatcttttattttccatgttattgtcgcactctgtgaccgtatgctactgtgctgttgtaatcaggctgctagttctaatcaggctgctagttctaatcaggctgctagttctaatcaggctgctagttctaatcaggctgctagttctaatcaggctgctagttctaatcaggctgctagttgctaggccAACAGTGCTACGGCTATTGGTTAgtggtgtttgtagcataatagctgaaaatatgtttgtgtccaagtggtctaatctgttttgagTTTTCAAGACGTGTtgttagcttcactattttatcaccaacgtagcatccctagctatgctaaatgctaactTTGTGTCGCTATTCATGGTggttttctccacagatgctgactttgctgggggatcagctgaggaaggaatattcaacacaactactgtattttattcatgtgcaaattaaagcttgacaatattacatcattgtgtactttttttaatgcttttctttgagctgctgcatcggtagtactgaactAGTGAATCTGAtaaccccaaattaatataattGTAATGCGTTGAATCGATTCAAAAGGTATATTGATAGTATTAAGTAATgctcacattgttgtatatttaggcaatgagaaaccaatcactttcaaaatacactttattgcaaagcaaatactgaggttgcataaatattaaaataaataaataaatgaaataaaaaaaaatatattgcatagCACAGTCTGAggctaaaccatcttgggatgaaatcAGTGCAAGcggcagggaccaactggctcatcacatgaagatcagctttgtctcggctcccaggtcctcgggtgtcgggccgacctctgccccgtctcccacgaTCGCTGCCCGGTGCGCCTCGTATGcaactccctcttctccttgctcgactgctcgtcgaagcagccgtgttcactttCTCATcgtccagtgtaccagtctcaaagctctataaaatatagataagtGTCAGTATAAACTGATTTTCAGTCGCcaacgttcaaaaacactgacgatgttttcacaaaaagtcacaggtaataacgtgaggcaacgatAACTAAAAAAACGTCTTAAAGTCTATCAATATGGACAGTAGTCtctgttagcttcaggttagcttcttactgGTGGGAAcatcatgttacgtaccttgctTGGCTTCGGctgccatggtagcgtgcacgggcacggagggctgggaggagctgtggaggaggaaccgagGTGCAGGGGAAGGGAGCAGGAGtcattggattttgaattctgataCTATGTCCCCACatctctcaatcctaccgacagcagctttaagtcAGTAGCAACTTGTACGCTCAGAGCTGGTGAGAGATAGACTAACAcattgatcgattgattgatggatttttattttgtccaatgGATTTGTTTACCGAGCTACAACACATCGTCGACCTTCCAACCTATAAAGCCTCCGCGAAAATTTAAGCCTCACTGACATTGATCATGTTAACCTAGATCTCCTGTGGTTGTAAATGTGTCCGTGTCATTCTGCCCTCAGGCGGGGGAACTGTAAGAAGGCGTCGGTGGGGCTACAGTGTGAAGTTGGTCTTCGGTGCAGGACGTACTATGTTCTGTGCGGCTCGGTGCTCAGCGTGTGGAACGAGCTTGAGGAAGTGCTGACCCCCGTCAGTGGAACCAACGTGAAGGTGCAGATAGTCCGCCTCCGAACAGAAGATGGACAGAGGATAGTTGGTAAGTGGAAGGACTGCTGCTGTACATCGGCAGGTTCACATTTCAGGAAGGAtgctgctttgcttttttaCTGAGCATTAAGATGAGAATGTTCATCACTACCCAGTCTTCTTTGTCTCCTGTCGGAGCTCCCTCCTTACTCCCTATCCTGGCCAATGTGTTCAGGTATCTGCAAGTCTTGTAAAGTTTTATATATCAAGTATTAAAAGGGCTTTAAATGTAATTGGTTGTAGGTTGCTAGACACTATACAACCTCATCAGACCTGCAGTTAACTGCTTTTATAACTGCTGGTTAAGATGCGTGTCTTCTCTTTAAGGTCAAGCGTAGATTTTTGCCCAAAATTTATAAATAACTTAATTGGTTAACCCATCAATCTGTTTCCTCCGAATCAAAGTTCAGGTCACTTAACTAAATAGGAAATGTTGTATACTGCAGGGAAGGGTTGCTTatggttttttgtttgatgaGAAGACACCATGTAGCGATCCTCAGTCTTTTGCATATCCGCTTTGTTTTTTGCCGCTGTCAGTCATGGTTTGACCTTTTGTCATTTAGGCTATTGTGCTTGTGTCTGAGTCATAAGGCCATATAAGTAGGTAGAGATGTTCCAACTCTAATAACAGTATCTGGAATACCTTTGTTATTTGGACCTTtggaattgttatttatttaggTTTGAATTTGCTGTTGTGCTCTTTTACACTGTTACTGTTCTGTTCGACACAACAAAGCTCTTATTTTTACAAGCTGTgactgcactttaacagctatttaaagtAAGTGTAATTAATTCCtagatttgtgtatttgtgttctaTTACAGATATGACTGACTAACTACATAATAAAAAAGTTCAgtcattcattctctgtatgaGTCTGATTTgcaaagggtttaacctgagccaggcccATACAGGGTCagtagcaaacagctgttaTAATACGTTTTATACGTTCTTTCAGGTATC
Encoded proteins:
- the sbno1 gene encoding protein strawberry notch homolog 1 isoform X2 translates to MAIYTEMDPGQDLLLAALSESGICPNDIGLFDVDSQDVAQPSTTQQSISISTLDVGVGTGTEIVRAEPPTPVPIVTIRHKPQPSTTTFVLNQLNQLPSLGSAVNKQSVTNPIKHTITVTKVVHVANSALRGSSTPSTTTVPPSALTLVPSNRNQIQLKDLLRTGHVKSTGLKGNSLMELMKLKPPPNIAPPVATATGPSDINNGIKKEFMGKDAARIWISDDIKVQNFSQSHKPPGMREEDEPEEEEEDELGHAETYAEYMPMKLKIGLRHPDPVVETSSLSSVSPPEVWYRLSISEEVIDRGCLSALQLEAITYAAQQHETFLPNGDRAAYLIGDGAGVGKGRTIAGIIYENYLLGRKRSLWFSVSNDLKYDAERDLRDIGAKNIQVHSLNKFKYGKISSKHNGSVKKGVIFATYSSLIGESQSGGKYKTRFQQLLHWCGEDFDGVIVYDECHKAKNVCPIGSSKPTKTGLAVLELQNKLPKARVVYASATGASEPRNMAYMNRLGIWGHKTPFREFSNFIQAVERRGVGAMEIVAMDMKLRGMYIARQLSFTGVTFKIEEVPLTQQYIKMYNKSVRLWVSAREKFQQAANLMDAEQRMKKSMWGQFWSAHQRFFKYLCIASKVRRVVQLAREEVQNGKCVVIGLQSTGEARTLEALEEGGGELTDFVSTAKGVLQSLIEKHFPAPDRQKLYSLLGIDLSAKKTPSPSDTAKEPEQKGKKRKGSEVKKQQKKRPRKHGGLSGTSSEESQSEDSDRESGKDSDDSFKSVSSADEDDDFNPFRDESNDDEEDDPWLIRKEPKKRKEKKKKKRKKSIDPDSIQSALLASGLGSTRPAFTSPVNLPSAPATVKAESQDTCLTSEDAVEHAQKMKRDLLEKLEDLAEDLPPNTLDELIDELGGPDNVAEMTGRKGRVVTNDDGSISYESRSELDVPVEILNLTEKQRFMDGEKNISIISEAASSGISLQADRRVKNQRRRVHMTLELPWSADRAIQQFGRTHRSNQVTAPEYVFLISELAGEQRFASIVAKRLESLGALTHGDRRATETRDLSRFNFDNKYGRNALEIVMKSIVKLDSPLVSPPSNFKGDFFKEIQGGLIGVGLINVEDRSGTMSLDKDYNNIGKFLNRILGMEVQQQNALFQYFSDTLAAVIQEAKKNGRYDMGILDLGSGDEKVKKVDCRKFLTPGYTTSGHVELFTVSVERGMSWEEATHAWADQSGADDGFYVQTRNNKKTAILVKEVNSKKRLFLVYRPNTGRQLKLEAYADIKKKFKKVLSEDAKQHWTDQYKSSAQICSHAFWRGNCKKASVGLQCEVGLRCRTYYVLCGSVLSVWNELEEVLTPVSGTNVKVQIVRLRTEDGQRIVGLIIPANCVSPLINKLSTSDQCQQLAVQEQQKRQQLHPQSLSHAPNT
- the sbno1 gene encoding protein strawberry notch homolog 1 isoform X4, coding for MAIYTEMDPGQDLLLAALSESGICPNDIGLFDVDSQDVAQPSTTQQSISISTLDVGVGTGTEIVRAEPPTPVPIVTIRHKPQPSTTTFVLNQLNQLPSLGSAVNKQSVTNPIKHTITVTKVVHVANSALRGSSTPSTTTVPPSALTLVPSNRNQQIQLKDLLRTGHVKSTGLKGNSLMELMKLKPPPNIAPPVATATGPSDINNGIKKEFMGKDAARIWISDDIKVQNFSQSHKPPGMREEDEPEEEEEDELGHAETYAEYMPMKLKIGLRHPDPVVETSSLSSVSPPEVWYRLSISEEVIDRGCLSALQLEAITYAAQQHETFLPNGDRAAYLIGDGAGVGKGRTIAGIIYENYLLGRKRSLWFSVSNDLKYDAERDLRDIGAKNIQVHSLNKFKYGKISSKHNGSVKKGVIFATYSSLIGESQSGGKYKTRFQQLLHWCGEDFDGVIVYDECHKAKNVCPIGSSKPTKTGLAVLELQNKLPKARVVYASATGASEPRNMAYMNRLGIWGHKTPFREFSNFIQAVERRGVGAMEIVAMDMKLRGMYIARQLSFTGVTFKIEEVPLTQQYIKMYNKSVRLWVSAREKFQQAANLMDAEQRMKKSMWGQFWSAHQRFFKYLCIASKVRRVVQLAREEVQNGKCVVIGLQSTGEARTLEALEEGGGELTDFVSTAKGVLQSLIEKHFPAPDRQKLYSLLGIDLSAKKTPSPSDTAKEPEQKGKKRKGSEVKKQQKKRPRKHGGLSGTSSEESQSEDSDRESGKDSDDSFKSVSSADEDDDFNPFRDESNDDEEDDPWLIRKEPKKRKEKKKKKRKKSIDPDSIQSALLASGLGSTRPAFTSPVNLPSAPATVKAESQDTCLTSEDAVEHAQKMKRDLLEKLEDLAEDLPPNTLDELIDELGGPDNVAEMTGRKGRVVTNDDGSISYESRSELDVPVEILNLTEKQRFMDGEKNISIISEAASSGISLQADRRVKNQRRRVHMTLELPWSADRAIQQFGRTHRSNQVTAPEYVFLISELAGEQRFASIVAKRLESLGALTHGDRRATETRDLSRFNFDNKYGRNALEIVMKSIVKLDSPLVSPPSNFKGDFFKEIQGGLIGVGLINVEDRSGTMSLDKDYNNIGKFLNRILGMEVQQQNALFQYFSDTLAAVIQEAKKNGRYDMGILDLGSGDEKVKKVDCRKFLTPGYTTSGHVELFTVSVERGMSWEEATHAWADQSGADDGFYVQTRNNKKTAILVKEVNSKKRLFLVYRPNTGRQLKLEAYADIKKKFKKVLSEDAKQHWTDQYKSSAQICSHAF
- the sbno1 gene encoding protein strawberry notch homolog 1 isoform X3, whose product is MDPGQDLLLAALSESGICPNDIGLFDVDSQDVAQPSTTQQSISISTLDVGVGTGTEIVRAEPPTPVPIVTIRHKPQPSTTTFVLNQLNQLPSLGSAVNKQSVTNPIKHTITVTKVVHVANSALRGSSTPSTTTVPPSALTLVPSNRNQQIQLKDLLRTGHVKSTGLKGNSLMELMKLKPPPNIAPPVATATGPSDINNGIKKEFMGKDAARIWISDDIKVQNFSQSHKPPGMREEDEPEEEEEDELGHAETYAEYMPMKLKIGLRHPDPVVETSSLSSVSPPEVWYRLSISEEVIDRGCLSALQLEAITYAAQQHETFLPNGDRAAYLIGDGAGVGKGRTIAGIIYENYLLGRKRSLWFSVSNDLKYDAERDLRDIGAKNIQVHSLNKFKYGKISSKHNGSVKKGVIFATYSSLIGESQSGGKYKTRFQQLLHWCGEDFDGVIVYDECHKAKNVCPIGSSKPTKTGLAVLELQNKLPKARVVYASATGASEPRNMAYMNRLGIWGHKTPFREFSNFIQAVERRGVGAMEIVAMDMKLRGMYIARQLSFTGVTFKIEEVPLTQQYIKMYNKSVRLWVSAREKFQQAANLMDAEQRMKKSMWGQFWSAHQRFFKYLCIASKVRRVVQLAREEVQNGKCVVIGLQSTGEARTLEALEEGGGELTDFVSTAKGVLQSLIEKHFPAPDRQKLYSLLGIDLSAKKTPSPSDTAKEPEQKGKKRKGSEVKKQQKKRPRKHGGLSGTSSEESQSEDSDRESGKDSDDSFKSVSSADEDDDFNPFRDESNDDEEDDPWLIRKEPKKRKEKKKKKRKKSIDPDSIQSALLASGLGSTRPAFTSPVNLPSAPATVKAESQDTCLTSEDAVEHAQKMKRDLLEKLEDLAEDLPPNTLDELIDELGGPDNVAEMTGRKGRVVTNDDGSISYESRSELDVPVEILNLTEKQRFMDGEKNISIISEAASSGISLQADRRVKNQRRRVHMTLELPWSADRAIQQFGRTHRSNQVTAPEYVFLISELAGEQRFASIVAKRLESLGALTHGDRRATETRDLSRFNFDNKYGRNALEIVMKSIVKLDSPLVSPPSNFKGDFFKEIQGGLIGVGLINVEDRSGTMSLDKDYNNIGKFLNRILGMEVQQQNALFQYFSDTLAAVIQEAKKNGRYDMGILDLGSGDEKVKKVDCRKFLTPGYTTSGHVELFTVSVERGMSWEEATHAWADQSGADDGFYVQTRNNKKTAILVKEVNSKKRLFLVYRPNTGRQLKLEAYADIKKKFKKVLSEDAKQHWTDQYKSSAQICSHAFWRGNCKKASVGLQCEVGLRCRTYYVLCGSVLSVWNELEEVLTPVSGTNVKVQIVRLRTEDGQRIVGLIIPANCVSPLINKLSTSDQCQQLAVQEQQKRQQLHPQSLSHAPNT
- the sbno1 gene encoding protein strawberry notch homolog 1 isoform X1; translation: MAIYTEMDPGQDLLLAALSESGICPNDIGLFDVDSQDVAQPSTTQQSISISTLDVGVGTGTEIVRAEPPTPVPIVTIRHKPQPSTTTFVLNQLNQLPSLGSAVNKQSVTNPIKHTITVTKVVHVANSALRGSSTPSTTTVPPSALTLVPSNRNQQIQLKDLLRTGHVKSTGLKGNSLMELMKLKPPPNIAPPVATATGPSDINNGIKKEFMGKDAARIWISDDIKVQNFSQSHKPPGMREEDEPEEEEEDELGHAETYAEYMPMKLKIGLRHPDPVVETSSLSSVSPPEVWYRLSISEEVIDRGCLSALQLEAITYAAQQHETFLPNGDRAAYLIGDGAGVGKGRTIAGIIYENYLLGRKRSLWFSVSNDLKYDAERDLRDIGAKNIQVHSLNKFKYGKISSKHNGSVKKGVIFATYSSLIGESQSGGKYKTRFQQLLHWCGEDFDGVIVYDECHKAKNVCPIGSSKPTKTGLAVLELQNKLPKARVVYASATGASEPRNMAYMNRLGIWGHKTPFREFSNFIQAVERRGVGAMEIVAMDMKLRGMYIARQLSFTGVTFKIEEVPLTQQYIKMYNKSVRLWVSAREKFQQAANLMDAEQRMKKSMWGQFWSAHQRFFKYLCIASKVRRVVQLAREEVQNGKCVVIGLQSTGEARTLEALEEGGGELTDFVSTAKGVLQSLIEKHFPAPDRQKLYSLLGIDLSAKKTPSPSDTAKEPEQKGKKRKGSEVKKQQKKRPRKHGGLSGTSSEESQSEDSDRESGKDSDDSFKSVSSADEDDDFNPFRDESNDDEEDDPWLIRKEPKKRKEKKKKKRKKSIDPDSIQSALLASGLGSTRPAFTSPVNLPSAPATVKAESQDTCLTSEDAVEHAQKMKRDLLEKLEDLAEDLPPNTLDELIDELGGPDNVAEMTGRKGRVVTNDDGSISYESRSELDVPVEILNLTEKQRFMDGEKNISIISEAASSGISLQADRRVKNQRRRVHMTLELPWSADRAIQQFGRTHRSNQVTAPEYVFLISELAGEQRFASIVAKRLESLGALTHGDRRATETRDLSRFNFDNKYGRNALEIVMKSIVKLDSPLVSPPSNFKGDFFKEIQGGLIGVGLINVEDRSGTMSLDKDYNNIGKFLNRILGMEVQQQNALFQYFSDTLAAVIQEAKKNGRYDMGILDLGSGDEKVKKVDCRKFLTPGYTTSGHVELFTVSVERGMSWEEATHAWADQSGADDGFYVQTRNNKKTAILVKEVNSKKRLFLVYRPNTGRQLKLEAYADIKKKFKKVLSEDAKQHWTDQYKSSAQICSHAFWRGNCKKASVGLQCEVGLRCRTYYVLCGSVLSVWNELEEVLTPVSGTNVKVQIVRLRTEDGQRIVGLIIPANCVSPLINKLSTSDQCQQLAVQEQQKRQQLHPQSLSHAPNT